A region from the Benincasa hispida cultivar B227 chromosome 12, ASM972705v1, whole genome shotgun sequence genome encodes:
- the LOC120092735 gene encoding cyclin-U4-1-like → MVEEESTSSMMPKLITFLSSLLQRVAESNDDLDNENNSATETQKNSAFHGLTRPSISLQSYLERIFKYANCSNSCFIVAYVYLDRFAQRQPLLPINSYNVHRLLITSVLVAAKFMDDSCYNNAFYARVGGISTREINFLEVDFLFGLGFHLNVTPTTFHTYSSCLQKEMLLLNPPFNNISQSTSLNNKTLFITFQQDEPNSSHHQSQQQLAA, encoded by the exons ATGGTGGAAGAAGAAAGTACTTCTTCTATGATGCCAAAGCTCATCACTTTCCTCTCTTCTTTGCTTCAAAGAGTGGCCGAGTCGAACGACGATCTCGACAACGAAAACAACTCGGCCACTGAAACGCAGAAGAACTCAGCGTTCCATGGCTTGACTCGCCCATCAATCTCTCTTCAAAGCTACCTTGAAAGGATCTTCAAGTATGCTAATTGTAGCAACTCTTgcttcattgttgcatatgtttatCTTGATCGGTTTGCTCAAAGACAGCCATTGTTGCCCATCAACTCTTATAATGTTCATCGTTTGCTCATTACAAGTGTTCTTGTTGCTGCCAAGTTCATGGATGATTC GTGTTACAACAATGCATTCTATGCAAGAGTTGGAGGGATCAGCACAAGAGAAATAAACTttcttgaagtggatttcttatTTGGATTAGGGTTTCATTTGAATGTGACACCCACCACTTTCCACACCTATTCCTCTTGTTTACAAAAGGAGATGTTGCTATTAAATCCTCCTTTCAATAATATTTCTCAAAGTACTTCACTGAATAATAAAACCCTTTTCATCACCTTTCAACAAGATGAACCTAATTCTTCCCATCATCAAAGCCAACAACAACTAGCTGCTTGA